Genomic window (Vitis riparia cultivar Riparia Gloire de Montpellier isolate 1030 chromosome 4, EGFV_Vit.rip_1.0, whole genome shotgun sequence):
tatacactgtatagtggtcaGAGTTCTGTGGAATATTGTCCTTGGGTTATCAAGTGtgcagtgggtctttccagaaactgtaaagaaGGTCTTAACTAACTGGAGGGacccttttgtggggaagaaaaggaaaaagatatggaaatccataccgttgtgtattttttggacggtttggaaggagagaaatagactAGCTTTTAGGAGGGGAGTGTTAGATATTGAAAagcttaagaattcttttgtttgtaatttatggagCTGGGTTAgattgtatattggagaggCACGTCTATCCCTTATAGggttcttggagtggttagcgtCCAATTAAGGGGTGGTGAGACTCTGTTggtcttctttttgttttgagaGGTGCTAATTGCTTTGTATACccccctgtatgctttgtaGCTTTTCGCCTCTGTTTTAATACAATTtgctttacttataaaaaaataaaaataaaaaaattggagacAAGTAATGAATGTAGAAATGGAGGCCCTGGAGAAGAATAAAACTTGGGAGGTGGTAGATTTGTTGTAGGAAAAAAAACTAGTGGGATGTAAGTGGGTCTATACTATTAAGTATAGAATAAATGAGAGATTAGAGAAGTACAAGGCAAGACTAGTAGCTAAAGAATTCACTCAGACATAGGGTATGGACTATTTAGAAACATTTGCTCTAGTTGTCAAGATGAATACcgtcaaaattttgttataattgGCAACAAATTATAACTGAGATCTTCAACAGTTCaatgtcaaaaatgcatttctaaaTGGAGATTTGAAAGAAGAGATTTATGTGGAAGTCCTTCATCGATTTGGCAGTGACCTAGGCACTAAAAAGGTGTGTAAATTGAAGAAAGCTCTACATAGGCTGAAATAGTGTACAAGGGTGTGGTTTGAAAGGTTtgcaaaagtgatgaaaaacaTTGGATACAAATAAAGTTAGGGAGATCATACTTTGTTCATCAAGCATTCCGATTCAGGGGAAGTTACAACTCTTTTGGTATATGTAGACAACATCATCATGACGAGAAATAATGAACTAGAGGTAAACTTTAAGACAATGCTTGACcaaagaatttgagattaaagagTTAGGAAGGTTGAAATACTCCTTAGGAATTGAGGTTGCACATTCTAAAtatggaatttttatttctcagcAAAAATATGTAGTGAACCTTCTTAAGGAAACAGGGAAGTTGACATGTAAATCAGCAAGCATACCAATATATCCTAATCATAAACTTGGAGAGGTTGAGGAAGATACTGTGGTAGATAGGGGAATGTATCAATGTCTGATAGGAAGACTCATTTATCTCTCTCACACAAgaccaaatataatatatgcTGTGGGTGTGATTAGTCAGTTCATGCCAATCTAAAAGAGGTTCATCTGTAAGTTGCTAGTTGAGTACTACTGTACCTAAAGGGGTCTCCAGGAAAAGACATCCTATTTAAATGAAGCTCAAGACAAGTACTTGAAGCATACATAGATGCAAATTATGTTGGATCTATGGTTGATAGAAGATCAAGTATTGGGTATTGCACCTTTCTTGGTGGGCATCTGGTGACATAGAGAAGTAAGAAATAGAGTTCAGTGACAAGGTCCAGTGTAGAAGCAAAATTTCTAGCAATGGCCCAAGGAGTTTGTGAACTACTATGGTTTAAGATTATTTTGGaggatttgaagattaaatgggATGGGCCAGTAAGATTTTACTACGATAGTAAATTTGCAATCAGTATTGGACATAATCCAGTGTAGCACGATCGAATGAAACACAGAAATTGATAGATATCTTATCAAGAAGAAAAGATAGTGGATTGATCTGGACTCTTTATGTATCTACCAATTGCCAACTTATGGACATACTCACAAAAGGTTTAAGCAGTACAAAATTTCAAGCAAGTGTATCCAAACTGAGAATGGAAAACATCTATTCATCAACTTGAGAGGGAGTGTGGGAGAACGAAATTAGGGAAGTTGAGATTTTGTAGAGAGAATTAGGTAATTGGGTTAAGAAAGTTTCTAATTTTGgtgttaggattttttatatatatgtatgagtcTCTATACATAAAAGAATTGAGGAAAAgaattttctactttttattcTTCCATCTCTCTTCTACAATAACTATTATTGATAGATAAAGGAAAGAGACCATTGTAGTTGgtggatgaagaagaagaatgggtGGACTTCAACATTGATGGAGAGGATGATATGGAAATTAGATGTCATGATGATTCTTTAGAGGATCCTACTTGTTATAGTGATCGTGGTGTTGAAgaatgaagactatatgattgAGCCAAAATAATGCTGAattttggaagagagaatgaCAAACCAAATTAGAAACCATTAGTCTATCATGACATACAATGAATTGTCTTATTATGAATTCTATAGCTTtgttacttcatttttttatgtgattttattagtatttttttgattatttatttattgtttaagtCGAGGCTTATGCCTCACCTCATTTAAGTAAAACATCTTAAGGCTGCTTTTAGCATTTTAAAACACTGCACTTGCTGCCTGTGATTGTTGAGGCAATTACTATGTGCTTATTAATAGAATTATTTTGGAGTGGTTGGTAGTTCAGAATGGcctagggtcattaatgacaatAATTGAGCATTTGCCCACTTGTTTCAAGGAGAGGTGATGTTTTGGGTTGGATTTCCTTTTTCATtgttcttttaactttttttttttttttaacttaaacgAGAAGCTGAAATTTAATAAAGATGACAAGACTACAACAGGCTTGAAGATCAAGGCATCCttgatgaaaaaagaaaaaagcaaaaacaaatagAAACACAGCTCCTcctataatttacaacaaagATGCAAAAGCGCAGAGGCAACCACAACCCTCAAGAGAGAAAAGGTGAAAAGAGAGAATCATCTCTTCGGGGGATCCATTCCCTCTTATAATTTGAAACAGACATGCAAAAGCACCAAAGCAACCCTAAAGAGAGAAGGTGAAAGGGCAGAAACATCTCTATGGGGTAGTTAGCATGGTCTGGCCTCCTTGCCAAGTCTTTCAGCATATCTTTAGTCTCTTTCAATGGATAGTTGTAGTGCCAACATTCCAAACAATGCTGTCTGACATGATAACAACAGAGGCCTCTTCTTATCTCCTTGGACAACCTGGGGCCTGCTTGATTCCCATCTGAAATAGGTTTTTGAAGATAAGAAGATCGCATTTTCTGAGGATATCATTAGTATTCTCTGAGGTACTGCCTGTGTGCCAGTTCTGGCCCTGCTCTTTCTGGTGTCTTTTAGTATAACTATGTTTTGTCTATATAGAACATGTTTTCTCTGAAAACACTCTCAACTTTCATCTTTTTCAAAGAAGGTTTTGTAGCAAGACTCATTGAAACAGTTTTTGTactgttttctattattatgcTCTCCATGGAAGGAACCAAATAATCCCCTATTCTTTTGCCTCTTAAAGGCCTTTCAATTCAGTTCCAATTTTTTACCTTTTGCAAGAGAAATGTATAAAAGATGATGCAAAGGAAGTCCCAAaagaaggttaaaaaaaaaaaaagaaaaagaaccagACTAAAGAAAGCAATAGAAAAGAAAACCCtgatgaaacaaaaataaagatagaataAGGCAAGTTCAAACTGAACCTGCTAAGAAAAGCTAGTTATAGCTTTGCTGTTTTTTGATGGGAAGAtttggttttccatttttttgtaaCCTCATGTTACACCTTGTGTACATGGGGTGCACCCCCAATTTTGTTGGGCGCATTTTATCAAAGTTTTTGTTTGCCTATCATATTTTTGGttcataaaattaaagtttCGAAAAGCCATTAGATTGTTGAACAAGTTGAAGCCACTGAGTTATACTTTTACTCctaaaacaagatttttttacTAGAGTACCTGGTCTAATTTGTGTGTTAATTATATAAAGTTTTTACTGTGTCCAAGACATGCAAATCTAGGTAATTTAGATGGATGATTGACCTAGCAACTATAAGAAGCTTTCGTatagtttttaaattgaatGATTATTTAGTTGATATTAAGTTCatgtttaattttcttcttgGATCATGGTGCTTCACACCGACTCCACTAAAAACCCTACATTCTGATAAGAACTGTTTTTCTTCTAACAGTTGCTCTTCTTCTTGACCATATGTTTATTATTCAAATGCTATCTAAATCACAATAGAGCAATTCCAGTTCTGCAGAACATTCAGAGGCAAGCTGTTAGagttatatgataattaatttcaattctaTATGCGTATGTACTgttgtattcattttttatgcAAAGAATTGGTTtatttccaacaaaaaaaaaattcagttcTGTATTCATATAAACTTTGCCTTGTCTATTCTTTAACCTATCTAtaaattattccatttatttaatgCATAGTTTATACAGGAATGGGGTTTTGACCTGTCCAAAGAGAGCTCTCTTAACTCTGCAACAGTGAAATACAGAGACTTTTTGCTGGCAACAGCTTCTGGGAAAATTGAAGGAGTAAAAGGCCCTGGTAAACTAGCGACGCCTTTCGAGAAAACAAAAGTTGCAGCTTATACTCTAGGTGCCATGACTCCTTGCATGAGGCTGTATGCCTTTCTGGGTAAGGAGCTTCAGGCACTTCTACACCCTAGTGAAAGCACTCACCCTTACAAGAAGTGGATTGACAACTATTCTTCCGAAGGTTTCCAGGTTTGTACTTAGCAGTgagcatttttattttattttaaaattgtctaACTGTAAATCTCTGCTGACGCCATTCTGAGAGAAGTATACTTTACATAAATGGTTTTCTCACTCAGGCAGCTTAACTAACTTGTTCTTTGAATTTAGGGTTCAGCTTTACAAACTGAGGACTTGCTGGATAAACTAAGTGTCTCTTTGACAGGCGAAGAGCTTGACATCATAGAAAAGCTTTATTACCAAGCTATGAAACTCGAAATAGAGTTCTTCTGTGCTCAGCTGCTTGATCAGTACACTATAGTTCCTCTAACTAAAGGGCATGACCCTGCAGCAGATCGTCTTGTGTTATTTTCTGATTTTGATTTGACATGTACAGTTGTTGACTCTTCTGCCATTTTGGCAGAGATTGCAATAATAACAGCACCAAAGTTTGATCAGAATCAATctgaaaatcaaattattcGGATGTCCTCAGCTGACTTGAGGAACACATGGGGTGTTCTATCCAAGCAGTATACTGAAGAGTATGAGCAATGTATAGAAAACATTCTGCCATCTGAGAAAGGTACACTCATCAGCTGCACTATCTTTATGATACTCCAAAGTTTCAACTCCATGAATTAAGGATACTGAGTTGGATTGATGCTCTGCTATTTACAATTCCAACTTCATTTGGTTTTCCAGTGGAGGAATTTGACTATGAAGGCCTGTGTAAAGCACTTGAGCAGCTTTCAGATTTTGAAAAAAGGGCAAACTCTAGAGTGATTGAGTCTGGAGTACTTAAGGGTCTAAATCTTGATGACATAAAACGAGCTGGAGAACGTCTAATTCTTCAAGATGGTTGTGCAAGTTTCTTTCAGAACATTGTAAAGAATGAAAGTTTGATTGCAGATGTCCATATACTTTCATATTGTTGGTGTGGTGATCTTATCAGGTCAGCATTTTCATCAGGTATGTTTCTTCCCTGATAGAAATGGCAGATTTAGGACCTTAATGTAGACATTTGTTGACGGTGTTGAATATATTGAGTTTGCAGCTATTATATGGAACTGGTGTGCACTATGCCCAATgaatcaatttttcttaatctaaTGCTCTGTTGATTGCTTTGTACATCCGAGTTTCAATATTGATATGAAGTTGCATGTTATTGCACCAATTTTTCTAAGTAAAAGAATTAATGCTCTTTTGTTGAGTTGCCCATCTTAATATGTTTCTTTTGTCATGTCAAGGTGAAACTTTGTTTACATAATGCATTAAAGAACACAAATTTTGTAACTATCTATGAATTTGCATTACCATTGTGTCTAGTTCATGTAAAGTATGAAATcgacttaatattttttttttgttattcccATTAATGGTGGCTTTTGTTGTGGGTGTGGGGTGGGGGTGTTGGTTAGGTTGGAGATGGTTTTTAATTGCCATGTGTGTAAaacttgattaaaaaatataacaaagatCTAGTAGCATGGAGATATTAACAATTTCTCTATATCAATTTTAAGCTAGTAGAAATAATGGGGATTAGTGTCAAATCAtggaaatttaaattgaaaattttggaaattcttaAATATGAACAATATACAATGGATTGaaagtcaaaatattattaaaagaatgcATATATAACAAGTGCATATTTACTTGTATAGTCTACATTGAAGATTTTCAAGCTTCAATTTTAAGGCTTGGCTCAAGTGATACGGGTTTCCACGTTtgagtcccaatggggacaaaagaAAACGGGCCAAATGCAATTGCTAGCATcggagaaagaaaattttacctatcaaaaagaaaagaaaaaaatagaaagcaaCTTAGGCCTtgtttaggaagtgtttttttaaaatagttttgcaaaacaatttttgagaatagtttttgaaaactgttctatgatgttttgtagaataaaagtttgtttgagaacctgaaatgtttttaacttgttttctatgcttgtaaatatgttttaaaaataatttttatatgtagtgctttatttttaatcattctctatatttgtataattattttttaaaaagatgaatATCTTTTAAGTAATCTACAAGAGGAAAAGGGAATgaagcctaaaaaaaaaaatggctctaAAACAAGAGACCAGTTACCAAACATACCAAGAAACGAAGCCTCAGATATCAAGGGGCCTCCCCTTAGGTGGCAAGTGTCATTGcaaatatagagaatgattaaaaataaagcactacaATCTCCTTAACTTTGTTTGTACTTCATCTTCAACGTTACTTTAGTaaatcttccaaaccatgctcttaGAGACTGTTTTAACCCATACAAAGCTTTCTTCAACTTGCAAACTTTATTCATGTCAAATAACTGGTCAAAACCCAGTGGTGTCTCCATATACACTTCTTCCAAATCACCATgcaaaaaatacatttttcacatcaaattgttgtaaacACCAGTCAAAGTTAGCTACCAAAGATAAGAGCACACACGGTATTTATTTTTGCCACAGGtgcaaaagtttcttgataATCAAACCCATATGACTGCTAATGTTGCCTTATAtctttctaaagacccatcaaCTTTATATTTTACTGTAAACATTCATTTACACCCCacaatcttttttcctttaggaaGGTCCACTATTTCCcaagtttgatttttatttaatgccTTTATTTCCTCATTCATGCCATTTTTCCAATTCTTATCCCTAAGTGCCTCATGGTAAGTTTGATGAATTTGAATAGAATTCGCTTGGATGAAAAAAACTCTTGTATTGAGGAGATGGTTTGtctaaagaaacaaaatgaGATATTGGATGTTGAGTGCAATTTCTAATTCCCTTCCTAAGTGCTATGGGAGCCACCTAGATCATTTATAGTAGGAGATGTTTCCATATCTGGTTGCGAATTGGATTCTTGAACTTGCAAAGGTGGAGGAATTGACATCCTTCTCCTAGAGTACACTTGGAGTGGCTGAGCATTAGCAGAAAGCGAGGTTGGAATTTCTGTTTTAGGCTCTATTTCAGGCTGATTGTTGCTTGGAGTTGCAAGAAATGACTCTGGTAACACGAAGGAGGATAGTAGCTGCTGGGGTGAAGTAAAATTTGATGAACCTGATGGAAGAGAAACTGATCCTTATCCTTATCTTCTGTAGTGGTTGTCTCCCCTTGAAGATAAGGAGTGGagaaaaagaattgtttttaagcAAAAGTAACATCCATGGAGATAAAGAATTTCCTTGAAGGTGGATGATAACAattatatccttttttttttttttttgtggcgGAATATTCCACAAAGATGCACTTCAAGGCACGTGGGTCAAGCTTTCCCCGATTATGGGCATAAATATGCGCAAAGCTAACACACCAAAAAACTTTAGGAGTAAGCTTGCAAGTGATGTGAGAATCTGGAAAATGGTTGGAAAAAACACTCATAGGACTCTTGAATCCTAGAACCCATGGGTATTCGGTTTATTAAGTATGCTGCCGTCAACACGGCTTCTCCCTGATAAGATTTAGGAACATGTGTTTGAAACAAAAGTGCTTGTGTAACCTCAAGTAAGTGTTTATTTTTCCGTTCAAcgaccccattttgttgtggagtatcTACACAGGATGAATGATGAACACCACTTTCTTTTTGAAGAAAAGTTGATAGGGTTTGATTAAAATAGTCCCTTGCATTATCACTCCTTAACCTCTTAATGCATGCCCCAAATTGGTTTTtgatcattttgaaaaaatttggaaaaatttcACTCACTTTGGATTTTTGTTTCAAGAGAAATGCCCATGTTACCCTTGtgtaatcatcaataaatgagACAAACCACTTTGCACCTGAAACATTAGGAATTTTAGATGGTCCCCAAATATATCAGAGTGaatcaaagaaaatggagaagatgTTCTTGTATTACTCAAAGGAAAGGAAACACAATGATGTTTAGCAAActcacaaatatcacaatgtAAATTGCTaacatcaacattttttaatagtaaaGGAAACGTATCTTTGAGTAAACTAAATGGTGGATGTGCAAGACGAAAGTGTTGAAGGCAAATGTCATCTTTATTGAAGGAAAAATTATTGGATAAATAGGAATGTGAAGGCTGGTTGCAACTTCCACCCTTTGTCTCAAGGAAATAGAATCCATCCTTTTCCTTTGCAAGTTGAATCATCCTCCCCATAACCCGATCCTAGAAAACATAGTAAGTTGGATAGAAAGTCACTCTACAATCCAAATCTTTAGTAACTTGATGAACAAACAAAAGATTGATAGACAATTGTGGAACATGCAACACATTTTTGAGTGGAAGAGAGGGGTATAAAGTAATGGTTCCCTACCCTGCAACAGTAGTGAAAGAGTCATCtgcaattttgattttcttattactAGGACAAGGATTATAAGTGATAAATGACTGAGAAGAACAAGTCATATGATCGGTTGCTCTAAAGTCTATGACCCAAGAATCATTGTGGAGTGTGTTTGAGGCACTAAGGGCATAAGAAGTAGGAAACTTACCTAATTGTGCAAATGAACACGATCCATTCGTTTTTTCAAGGGAATTAAGGAGATTTCTCAGTCTCTCTATCTCCTCCTTATTGAATCCTCCAGTCTCCTAGCTATTTGAATTGAAATTCTCATAAGGATGACCTTCTGCATGAGTCAAGTGAGCCTGTCCTCTTTGCTGTCCACCCTAAAACCACCATTCCGGCCTACTCCTTGGGGTTTCCCATGGAGTTTGCAACAAGTTTCTTTAGTGTCacaagaagagaaaagagaagggccttatatgcaaattggatatagaaaaagcttatgacaACATCAATTGGAAATTCTTAATGAAGGTCCttcaaaaaatgggctttggggctaagtgggtgggatggatgtggagttgcGTGTCCTCTGCCAAATTCTCAGTTCTTGTTAATGGAGTGTCAACTGGTTTTTTCCCTAGCACTAAAGGGcttagacaaggagatcctctatccccttatctctttgttatgggaatggaagtgttggACGTCTTCATCAGGAGAGCTGTGGAGGGGGGATATTTATTAGGATGCATCATTCGGGGTGGTAGTAGACCCTCTTTGAATATCTCCCACCtattttttgttgatgacacaaTAGTGTTCTATGAGGCAAGTAAGGAGCAATTATCTCACCTAAGTTGGATTCTTCCTTGGTTTGAAGCGGCTTCAAGCCTTTGAATTAATCTAGCCAAAAGCGAAATCATTCCAGTTGGAGGAATGGAGGAGATTCATGAGCTGACAGTTGAGTTAGGGTGCAGGATGGGATCCTTACCCTCTCAATATTTGGGACTCCCTCTAGGGGTTCCTAATAGGGCTACTTCTatgtgggatggagtggaagagagAGTTAGGAGGAGACTTGCGCTTTGGAAAAGGCAGTACATTTCCAAAGGGGGGAGGATCACTCTTATAAAAAGCACCTTGGCTAGAATGCCAATAtaccaaatgtctatttttcGAATGCCCAAGTCTGTTGCTAAAAGAGTAGAGAAAGCTCAAAGAGGCTTACTATGGGGGGGAGGAAACTTGGAGGGGAAAATTCATCTAGTTAAATGGGATGTGGTTTGCACAGAAAATAACAAGGGAGGGCAAGGCTTAAGGAAAATAGCCATGCTGAATAGAGCTTTGCTTGGtaagtggatttggaggtttgcttgtgaaaaagataatctttggaagcaagtgatCACAAcgaagtatgggcaagaggatcATGGATGGAGGTCAAAGAAGGCTAGtggggcggttggagtaggggtttggaaggagattttgaaagAATCTGATTGGTGCTGGGATAATCTAGTGTTTCTAGTTGGGAAGGGCTCCAAAATCAAAGTTTGGAAAGATACTTGGTGCATGGACACACCGCTGTCCCATTGTTTCACTCACCTCTTTGTTCTGGCCGCGCATAGGGACGCAACGATTGAGGAGATGTGGGACCAAAATtctggtcaaggaggttggaacctAATCTTTTTGagagactttaatgattgggagttggatatggttGGGGATTTGCTTCACATCttgaggggtcataggccttCTTTGGAGGAAGATTCAGTTATGTGGAGGCGAGGAAGAAATGGTCTCTTtagggtcaaggaagcttatagGCTGTTGGACAACCCTAATGACATAGTTTTTCCTTCAAGGAGCATCTGGGTggatagggtgccaactaaagttgcTTTTTTCGATTGGGAGGCgacgtgggggaaggtgctcactCTAGACAGGCTCCAGATAAGAGGAGTGCAACTCCCTAATTGTTGCTTTTtatgtggttgtgaagaagaaaatgtaaatcatattcttatacaCTGTATAGTGGCTAGAGCTCTGTGGGATATTATTCTTGGGTTAGTAGATGTTAAATGGGTCttcccagaaactgtaaaggagatCTTAACTACCTGGAGGGGCCcatttgtagggaagaaaaggaaaaaggtttggaaatccatatcgttgtgtattttttggacggtttggaaggagaggaataggctAGTTTTTAGGGGGGGTGTGTTGAATATccagaaattaaagaatttttttatttgtaacttATGGAGCTGggccaaagtgtatttaggCGAGGAGTCTCTCTCCCTaataggctttttggagtgggtagcatccacttaaggggaggtaatcctttttttttggtcttgtGGCTCCTTTTTGAGGCTTTAGccgcct
Coding sequences:
- the LOC117912501 gene encoding bifunctional TH2 protein, mitochondrial isoform X1; the encoded protein is MRLFLDPKPILFNFIISSRLLPTRSDPLNLLNSLRLPSSHYSTNSTSKSPSPPPMAAIPKPSITTVDNEEGIARRFWIKFRKESIFAMYTPFVVCLASGNLKLESFRHYIAQDVHFLRAFAQAYELAEECADDDDANLGICQLRKSVLEELKMHDSFVKFIQEWGFDLSKESSLNSATVKYRDFLLATASGKIEGVKGPGKLATPFEKTKVAAYTLGAMTPCMRLYAFLGKELQALLHPSESTHPYKKWIDNYSSEGFQGSALQTEDLLDKLSVSLTGEELDIIEKLYYQAMKLEIEFFCAQLLDQYTIVPLTKGHDPAADRLVLFSDFDLTCTVVDSSAILAEIAIITAPKFDQNQSENQIIRMSSADLRNTWGVLSKQYTEEYEQCIENILPSEKVEEFDYEGLCKALEQLSDFEKRANSRVIESGVLKGLNLDDIKRAGERLILQDGCASFFQNIVKNESLIADVHILSYCWCGDLIRSAFSSGGLHVLNVHANEFAFKESISNGEIVKNVESPIDKLKAFLNILENCSNDRKNLTVYIGDSVGDLLCLLNADVGIVIGSSSSLKRVGSQFGVSFVPLFHFLVKKQKEYVEGNSSPWKGLSGTLYTVSSWAEIHAFILGW
- the LOC117912501 gene encoding bifunctional TH2 protein, mitochondrial isoform X3, with the translated sequence MRLFLDPKPILFNFIISSRLLPTRSDPLNLLNSLRLPSSHYSTNSTSKSPSPPPMAAIPKPSITTVDNEEGIARRFWIKFRKESIFAMYTPFVVCLASGNLKLESFRHYIAQDVHFLRAFAQAYELAEECADDDDANLGICQLRKSVLEELKMHDSFVKFIQEWGFDLSKESSLNSATVKYRDFLLATASGKIEGVKGPGKLATPFEKTKVAAYTLGAMTPCMRLYAFLGKELQALLHPSESTHPYKKWIDNYSSEGFQGSALQTEDLLDKLSVSLTGEELDIIEKLYYQAMKLEIEFFCAQLLDQYTIVPLTKGHDPAADRLVLFSDFDLTCTVVDSSAILAEIAIITAPKFDQNQSENQIIRMSSADLRNTWGVLSKQYTEEYEQCIENILPSEKVEEFDYEGLCKALEQLSDFEKRANSRVIESGVLKGLNLDDIKRAGERLILQDGCASFFQNIVKNESLIADVHILSYCWCGDLIRSAFSSGVDRFEVANIKEEEGVLPVCLLI
- the LOC117912501 gene encoding bifunctional TH2 protein, mitochondrial isoform X2, which encodes MRLFLDPKPILFNFIISSRLLPTRSDPLNLLNSLRLPSSHYSTNSTSKSPSPPPMAAIPKPSITTVDNEEGIARRFWIKFRKESIFAMYTPFVVCLASGNLKLESFRHYIAQDVHFLRAFAQAYELAEECADDDDANLGICQLRKSVLEELKMHDSFVKEWGFDLSKESSLNSATVKYRDFLLATASGKIEGVKGPGKLATPFEKTKVAAYTLGAMTPCMRLYAFLGKELQALLHPSESTHPYKKWIDNYSSEGFQGSALQTEDLLDKLSVSLTGEELDIIEKLYYQAMKLEIEFFCAQLLDQYTIVPLTKGHDPAADRLVLFSDFDLTCTVVDSSAILAEIAIITAPKFDQNQSENQIIRMSSADLRNTWGVLSKQYTEEYEQCIENILPSEKVEEFDYEGLCKALEQLSDFEKRANSRVIESGVLKGLNLDDIKRAGERLILQDGCASFFQNIVKNESLIADVHILSYCWCGDLIRSAFSSGGLHVLNVHANEFAFKESISNGEIVKNVESPIDKLKAFLNILENCSNDRKNLTVYIGDSVGDLLCLLNADVGIVIGSSSSLKRVGSQFGVSFVPLFHFLVKKQKEYVEGNSSPWKGLSGTLYTVSSWAEIHAFILGW